CCTACTTCAAGTCGCAGGCAGGGCTGCTCGACCCCGCCATTGAGCGCGTTGAACTGGCGCTTGAGCCGGCGCAGCCGCTCGAGCCGGGACAACGCTACCGCAGCAGCAGCATCGCCTTTGCGCCGCAGTGCGGCTTCACGCTCGTTCGCCTCGCGGTCGTCGACGCCGGCGGCCAGCCGATCAACGGCGAACGCATTCAGATCGATTGGGACGGGCGCCTGCCCGACCAGCCGATGATCATCACCAACCCGACGGGAGCTGCCGGCTACGAGCCGGGATGGACCGATGCCAGCCTGAGCGGGCGCGGGATGGTCATCGGCCGATGGCGCGCCTGGATGATCGACGGCAGCGGCGTCCGGGTCTCCGATATCGTCACTTTCGAGACGAATAACGACTGCGAGTCGCCGCAAGCGAAGCAGATCGTGACGATCACCTTCCGCCGCATCAGTTGAGCGGCCGCGGGGCTACTCGACTCTGCCCGCGCCGCGGTCAATAAGCGCGAGCGTTTTCGAGACAACGTGCGGCAGATAGCTCGCAATTTGTGCCGCAAGCCGGTCGCCAGTCGCCGCCAGCTCCTCATCGGGAACGACAAGGCTGACCAGCCCCAGTTCGTATGCCTCGCGCCCAGAGATCGGCTCGGCGAGGAGGACATACCGTTTTGCGCGGACAGGCCCTAGGACTCGCCCGAGGCGCATCGCCCAGCTGTCGTCGTTGAAGCCGGTCATCCGCATCTCAGGCTCGACGAGCTTGGCGCCTTCGGCGGCAATGATGAGGTCGGCCGCGGTCGCAAGCTGGACGCCGGCGGCGATGCAGTGCCCATGGATGAGCGACAGGACCGGCTTCGGAAAGGCGTCGACCCGTTTTGCTGTCGGATAGATCCCGGCAGGTCCGACGAAGAGATCCATCCGACGCCCCGCTTCGGCAAGGCGCGCCAGTTCGGCACGGTCAAGGCCGGAACAGAACCCTTTCGGTCCCGCACCGCGCAGGACGACGACGCGGACAGCGTCATCGTGCTCTGCCTCGTCGAGCGCCGCATGGATCCCCTGCAGCATGCGCTCGGTCAAGGCATTGACGCGCTCCGGGCGGTTGAGCGTGATGATCATCGTTTCGCCGCCAGCTTCGACTGCTCTCCGCTCTACCAAAAGGTCGTCTGCCATCATTCCTCCCTTCCGCAGCAAAGCGCGCGTCCGCAGCCGACCATGCCCAATACCCCCGCGCGTTTTCCGCAGAACGCCCCGGGCGATGAGGGTGCTAGTCGGGAAGCTCAATCAGGAGGTCGTCGCCGCTTACGGTCACGGGGAAGACGGGAACGCCTTTCCGGGTCGGCCCGCCGGTCGCTTTGCCGGTTCGGAGATCAAAGGTCGCCCAATGCACAGGGCAGCGCACCTCACAGCCGCGGATAATCTGCGGCTCGATCATCTCGGGCCAGTGGGTGCAGAGGGCGGAAATGGCGTAAAACTGTCCCCCCACCTTGGCGACGATCAGCAGCCGGCCGCCCAGATAGACACGGCGCGCCTCTCCCTCGGCGAGCTGGGCGCCGCCGGCGAACGTCACTTTGCGGCGCGTAGGGGGGCGGGGTTTGAGCAGGCCAAAGGGCATGGCATCCTTCCCGGTCAGCGGCGGAGCTCCGCCGGCCGTGGCGTTCGTTCGGTCGATGATAGCGCCCCGCGCTCGTGGCGGCGCAAGTCCGGATGGATCGCGCTGACCGCAAGGAGAAAGAGCAGGACGACCATCCCGCTGCCGGCGACGGTCTGGCGCATTCCGATCACGTCCATCAGCCAGCCGTAAGGCAGGACAGCGATCGGCCCGACCGCCGAGAAGAGACTGGAGACAGAGAGGACGCGGCCGAAGTAGTCGGGAGCGGTATGTTCCGCAATCAGGGTTTGGTTGAGCGACATATAGGCATTGGCAGCCCCGCCGGTGATGAAGAGCAGCGCAAACGAGACCCAAAACCAGGGTGACAGCCCAAAAAGGAGCAGGGCGACCCCAAACAGCAGCCCCGCGCCCAGTTGGATGCGGCTCTTATTGGCAGAGGTCGCGACAGTGGCCACGACGAGAGAGCCGACGAGGGCGCCGACGCCGGTGGCCCCCATCAGCAATCCGAGCCCCTCCGAACCGGTTTCCAACGCTCCTGCCGCGAACGCCGGCAACACTTGCTGATACGGCTGCGCCGCCACCCACGGCACATAGCCCATGACGAGCAGAAGCGGGAGCCGGCTCGAGCGCGCGACATACCGGAATCCCGAGAGGAGGTCTCCCACGATCGAACTGCGGAAGCGGCTTGTCGGCCAGTGTGCCGGGAGATGGCTGTACATCAGGAGCACGACGAGATACAGGGCAGCGCTCAGGTAGAGCGACCCCGCCACCCCGAGCGCGGGAATGGCGATGATCACGCCGGCAAGCGGAGCGCCCGCGATGCTGGCAAGGCTTGAGGCAGCATTGACGAGGGCGACCGCATTGGCGAGCCGCTCTTTCGGGACCACTTCCGGGACGATCGCCTGCCGCGTCGGCACGTTGAAGCCGAAGGCGACGCCCTGCACAACGCCGATAAGGACAAGATGCCAGAACTGGATCGCTCCGCCGTGGACGAGCAGCGCAGTCAGCAGGGCACTCAGCCCGAGGGTGGACTGCGTGGCAAGGAGGACGTTCCGCTTCGGAACGCGGTCTGCGACGACACCAGCGACGAGGCCGAGGCCGAGCATGGGGATCCCCCACGCCACGAGCACCAGCCCGATCGCCGCACTCGACCCGGTCAGCTGGTAGGCGAGATAGCCCCGCGTTAGGTTCTGCATCGTCAGCGAGAGGAAGGAGCAGACGAGGCCGACGAGCAGCCAGCGGAACCGGAGGTCGCGGAGCGCCGCGAAGGTGCGCCACCGGCCGGGCGAACTAGCGCTCATCGCGGCAGCAGGCCCGAACAAGAAGATGCCATGTGGACAGTATACAGTGGCAGCGCGCGGCGGTGCGCGAGCAGGCGGCTACTTGCGCGCCTTATTGATGCGCGGGCCGAGGGCCCCTGGGGCGTCGTTGCCCGTTCGGGGGTCCCAGACAAACGAGAACCCAGCTTCCCGCAGCAGCCGCGGATAGTCCCGCCGGCTCGCCTGCCGCCAGAACGGCTCGACGTTGTGCTCCGTGTTCCAATCGCTCAGATACGCCGCGAATGGGTCGAGGCGGTCGTAGGTGGGGGTGTCATCCATCACAAACCAGCCGCCCGGTTTGAGCAGCCGATACGCTTCGCGAATGACATTGACCGCCGCCTCGTCGGGGAGTTCGTGGAACAGGATCGTCGAGTAGACGACATCGAAGAAGGCGTCGGGGAAGGTGGTCTGCTCGGCGTTCTGCTGGGAAAAATGGATCGCCAGCCCTTTCTTCGCGGCAAGCTTGTGCGCAAACTTCAGCAGCGGCGCCGACAGGTCGATCCCATGCACCTCCGCCGCCGGCCAGCGCTCCTTCAGCGCGAACGTGCTCTTGAAGCCGCAGCCGAGATCGAGGATCCGCTCGTACTCGCCCTCGGGGATGGCGAGCGCAGCGTTCGCCTGAAACTCGTAGTTGACGTTGCGTCCACCCGAGAAGATGTCGTTGCTGATGACAGTGACAAAGGGAACCAACGCGTCCTTCCACATCCCGCCCGGCTGGACATGGAAATCGGCAGCGAAGTACCACGGCATTTCGAGCGAGGGGTCGAGGCGAAGCGTGCCCGGCGCGTCAGGCGTGGGCGAGTCGAGAAACGCCGCAAGCTCCGCCTGCCTTTCGACTAGGTTCTCGCGGATGCGGTTGTACATGTATTCCTGGGTAAATCTCCAGAGAGCGCGGTCAAACTTCCAGACGACTGACCCCGCGATCACCTCGCCTGCTTCCTCGAGCGTCGCCGGCCTCCGGCCCCGCTCTGCTGCCCAGAGCGCTTCGCGCGCGGCATACTCCTCCAAGACCAGCGCTCCCCGGTGACTGCTTTCGGTTCGCTTGATCTCTTGGATGAAATCGAGCACAGCGCGCTCGTTCTGGGGCATCTCGACCGCTGGGCCGACCCAATTCGGTGTGCGCATTGCGTCTCCTCCTCCCCGCAGTGCGGCAATACTCGCACGCCCGCGAGAATACCTCATGCAGTCTGCGCAGGGGAGCGGTCATCCTCCTCATGCCCTCCGCTCCGCCTCCGTGCCTCGCCGCCCCTCTCCTCTCGCTGCGGGCAGCCGTTTCGGTCAGCGCCCCGCGCGCTCTGGAGAACATGGTTCCCCGTTCTCTCGGCTGCTATACTGCCTCGAAGCTGCAGGTAATGCACCCGCCAACCCTCACGCCTCTGTAGGAACAACGCGTGCGCATTTCGCGCCGAGCGCTTTTCCGTCTCAGCTGCCTTGGGCTGACCGCTGCTGCCGTCGTCGGCATCATGCTGGCGCCAAGCCCGTGGACGGCTGCTCCTGTCACTTCTGCCCCCTTGCGGACTATTCCGGGCACCGATGTCAACCCTTTGGGTGCGACATTCTTCCTCGAGCGCGAGGTCGAGGCGTGGAAACGCGAACTGACGGTGAAGATGGCGCGGGAAGCGGGGCTGGGCTGGGCCAAGGTGATGTTCCCGTGGCAGGAGATCGAACCGCGCAAAGGACGCTACTACGACGACCGGTACCGCAAAAGTTCGTGGGAGAAGTACGACGAGATCCTCGCGCTGCTCGAGCGGTACAACCTTCGGCTGATCGCCCGCCTTGATAAGCCGCCGGAGTGGGCGCTGATGCCGCCCGGCCAAGTCGGCGATCGCGGCACGCCCCTTGTCTCCATCGCCGACTACGCCAACTTTGTCGGTGAGGTCGCCAGACGGTATCGCGGGCGCGTGCAGCATTACCAAATCTGGAACGAGCCGAATCTCGCCGCGGAGTGGGGCGGGCTCCGTCCTAACGCGGCGGCCTACACCGAGCTGCTGAAGGCCGCCGCCGCCGCAATCCGCGCTGCCGACCCCGATGCCCTAATCCTGACCGCGCCCCTCGCCCAAACGACCGAACGCTCCGAGCGCGCAATCCCCGACCTCGACTTCCTTGATGAGATGTATCGCGCCGGCGCGGCGGCGGCGTTCGATATCCTCTCCGCGAACGCTTACGGCTTCGACCGTCCGCCCACCGACCCGGCGCGTCCCGAGGCGCTCAACTTCCAACGGGTGACCCTGCTGCGCGAGAAGATGGTCGAGCGGGGCGACGCCAAAAAGCCGGTCTGGCTGAGCGAGGTCGCGTGGAACGCTGCCCCCGACACCTTCCCCCGCGAGCGTCTGCATTGGGGACGGGTCCCCGAGGAGAAGCAGGCGGAATACATCGTTGAAGCCATCCGTCTCGCCCGCCGCTGGGACTGGGCCGGCGTCGTCAATCTGTGGTACTTTCGCCAAGTCGGCGACATCTCCCCAGCGGAGCGGGCGGACTACTACTTCCGGGTGGTGGATGTCGACTTCACACCGCGGTTGGTCTATCACGGACTGAAGCAGCTCGCTGCCGGACTGCTGACCGCTCCTCCGGGCCGGCATCAAGAGACCAGCAGCGGCGTCGATGTCCGCGGAAGCTGGCAGTATCGGCGCGCCCTCGACGCCGACATGGGCGGCTACATCGTCTCAACTCGCCCGGGGAGCTCTCTCACCTTCTCGTTCTACGGCGGCGAGGTGTCCCTGATTGTCCGCCGGAGCCCGCAGGGCGGACTGGCCGAAGTGAAGCTGAACGGCGCCGACCCGCCGGGCTGGTCATCTCCGGGCCGACGTGCCGTTCTGGACTTCAGTTCCTCGGCCCTAGAGTACGAGACGGTGCCGATCGCGTCGGGACTTGGCCCAGGACCGCATACGCTCCAGCTGCGGGTGATCGGGACGGGCGAGTCAGCGGGAGAGGTTGCGCTTGACGCGATCGAAGTCGGACAAGCGCACGTCAGCACGTGGCCGTTCTTCGTTCAAATCGCGCTCGCCCTTCTCGGTCTGGCGGGGCTTGTCAGCTCATTTCTCCAGCGGTCGCGGCAGTGACGGTCACCCCTCCCCCAGCCCTCCCCGCCGACGCGCCTTCCGACCCCGATCCTCGGAGCAGCCGTTCCGCCTCTGACCTGCAAGAGCATCCTCGCTCTTCTCCTCTTCGGCGAGGCGCGCTTCTTCTCGGCGAAATCGCGCTCGTCGCCGGCGCTCTCACCGCCTTTCTTCTTCTCGCAACCCATCAGCTGCACCTGCCGGGGCTGTACTACGACGAAGCGGCAGACGCGGTCCCCGCGATGCAGATCGTGCTTGGGCAGCCCGTCGACCTCTCACGCGGCGCGGGCATCGAACTGTTCGGACGCGTCTGGCCGCTCATGGTGATGGAATATGTGGGGGCCGTTTCGACATACGCCATCGTGCCGATGATCCTCTGGCTCGGCGTAACGCCGGAGGCGGTGCGTGCCGCTCCTATCGCCGGCGGCGCCGTTACCTTGCTGCTCTCTTGGGGGTTGCTGCGCGCCGCTTTCGGGCGGACCGTTGCTGTCATCGCCGTCTGGCTGGTGGCGCTCCATCCCTCATTCGTCTTTTGGACCCGTCAAGGGGTCCATGTCTCGTCGTTGATGACCGTCTGCTCGGTGGCAGCCACGTGGCTCGGTCTTGGCTGGTGGCGCGGCGGCGGCAGCTGGCGCCTTATCCCGGCGGCGTTTCTTCTCGGGCTGGGGGTCTCTATCAAGCTGCTGTTCGTGTGGTACGTGGTGGCGCTCGCTCTTGTCGCGTTCGTGCTCCGTCCGCCTCTGCTCAGCCGCCAGCCGCTGCTCCGCTGGCGCGATCTTCCCGCGGCGACGCTCGCCATTCCCGCCTTCCTCATCGGCGCCGGCTTCATCATCCTCTACAACATCCAGACGCAGGGCACTATCGAGGTGCTCGTGCAGAACGCCGTCACCACCAGCTACGGCGTCGACAATCGCGCTTTTCTTCAAAACCTTCTCACCCGCCTCGATGCCTTCCTTGTCTACCTCCGAAGCGAGCATTTTTGGTATTTCGGCCAGCAGTTCCTCAACCCCGCCTATCCGACGCTCTTCGTGGCAGCGCTCGGCGCGCTCCTCGGGGCGATGCTTGTCGATCCCGCAGCAAGACGGCGCTGGCGGCAGGCGGCCTTCTTGCTCCTTATGATCGGCGCCATCCTCGTTCAGAGCACGGTGACCGTCTCAGGTCTCGGCCCGACCCATTTTTATCTCCTCTATCCCTTGCCCCAGGCGGTTCTCGCTCTCGCTGCCGTTTGGACCGTCCGCGCCGGAGCGCGATGGGGGCGGCCAGCCGCAGTCGGCGCCGCCGTCCTCACGACCGGCGCGCTCGCTGTCCTGATCGCCTTCGATCTCGCCGCCGACCGCGACTACCACTCCATCCTTGCGCGCACCGGGGGCGTCGCTACCCATTCGGATTCGATCTATGACCTGACCGAGTACCTCCTGGAATGGAAAGGACACAAGCCAGTGGCGATGGATTGGGGCATCGCCAAGTCGGTGCAGTATCTCAGCAAGGGGGAGGTCAACCCCCCGGAACTGTTCGGCTACACGGGCGCGAGCCCGCCTCCGAACTGGGAAGAGTGGCTGCTTCCCCACCTAGAAGACCCGTGGACGCTCTACATCTTCCACGACGAGCGCTTCACAGTCTTCCCGCGCTGGCAGCAGTTCGCTGCTTTTGCCGAGGCGCACAACCGCAAGATCCGGCCTGAGCTGTACATCCAGCAGCACGACCAGCGGATCATTTTCGTCCTGTTCACGCTCCGGCCGCGCTGAGCGCCCGCGCAAAACGGGATCTCGCAGTCGGGAGGGAGCCCTACCGCACCGGACTAGGCGGCACGGGGGGGTTGACCGGCAGGCGCAGGCGTCGGCGGGGCGGATGCGGTCGAGGACACCGGGCGCGCCCGGCTCAAAGGCGTAGGGGCGACCATCGTCCAAACGAGGTCGCCTCTGCGCGCTTCCGCGGCTCAGAACTCATACCGCCCCACCATCCGGTCGCCCTGCTCATCGAGGATCCTGGGCCCGTAACGCCGAAGCAGGACGATGCACCCTCGCGGATCGCGGCGCTGAGCCGGCGCGCTCAACAGCAGTGCCCGCCCCCTCTGCCGCTAGTCCCGCGATCACGACGGCATCGGAGGCCGTGTCGGCGTACCGCTCCGGCGCCATGCCGGTTTGCTGGCAGATCGTCTCGGCGAGGTCGAGGTTTTCTCGGACAAATGATCGTCGCCATTGCACGTCCCGGACGGCGCCTGCCCTGCGGCTCGCGGGCCAGGTGTCCCCTCCCCCTCGCCGTCCGGCAAGGGTGGAGGCGGGAGCTGCCAGACTGTAAATCAGCGCGGCCGCAGCGAGAAGCGTCAAACGAGCGGCCACGCGCCCTTCGGTTGCCGACGTTCCGCGGAGTAGCCGGAGGCAGCGGGCAAAGAGCAAGCGGATGCCGCGGAGGGCTACCGAACTGCGCTCAACGCCTGAAACAAGCGCAGAGCCTCTTCGGTCGTCGTCGCGTCCGTTGGCCCTTTGTCTTCGCGGTAGCGGACGAAGCGGGGAAAACG
Above is a genomic segment from Dehalococcoidia bacterium containing:
- a CDS encoding enoyl-CoA hydratase/isomerase family protein; translation: MADDLLVERRAVEAGGETMIITLNRPERVNALTERMLQGIHAALDEAEHDDAVRVVVLRGAGPKGFCSGLDRAELARLAEAGRRMDLFVGPAGIYPTAKRVDAFPKPVLSLIHGHCIAAGVQLATAADLIIAAEGAKLVEPEMRMTGFNDDSWAMRLGRVLGPVRAKRYVLLAEPISGREAYELGLVSLVVPDEELAATGDRLAAQIASYLPHVVSKTLALIDRGAGRVE
- a CDS encoding Rieske 2Fe-2S domain-containing protein, with product MPFGLLKPRPPTRRKVTFAGGAQLAEGEARRVYLGGRLLIVAKVGGQFYAISALCTHWPEMIEPQIIRGCEVRCPVHWATFDLRTGKATGGPTRKGVPVFPVTVSGDDLLIELPD
- a CDS encoding MFS transporter translates to MSASSPGRWRTFAALRDLRFRWLLVGLVCSFLSLTMQNLTRGYLAYQLTGSSAAIGLVLVAWGIPMLGLGLVAGVVADRVPKRNVLLATQSTLGLSALLTALLVHGGAIQFWHLVLIGVVQGVAFGFNVPTRQAIVPEVVPKERLANAVALVNAASSLASIAGAPLAGVIIAIPALGVAGSLYLSAALYLVVLLMYSHLPAHWPTSRFRSSIVGDLLSGFRYVARSSRLPLLLVMGYVPWVAAQPYQQVLPAFAAGALETGSEGLGLLMGATGVGALVGSLVVATVATSANKSRIQLGAGLLFGVALLLFGLSPWFWVSFALLFITGGAANAYMSLNQTLIAEHTAPDYFGRVLSVSSLFSAVGPIAVLPYGWLMDVIGMRQTVAGSGMVVLLFLLAVSAIHPDLRRHERGALSSTERTPRPAELRR
- a CDS encoding class I SAM-dependent methyltransferase gives rise to the protein MRTPNWVGPAVEMPQNERAVLDFIQEIKRTESSHRGALVLEEYAAREALWAAERGRRPATLEEAGEVIAGSVVWKFDRALWRFTQEYMYNRIRENLVERQAELAAFLDSPTPDAPGTLRLDPSLEMPWYFAADFHVQPGGMWKDALVPFVTVISNDIFSGGRNVNYEFQANAALAIPEGEYERILDLGCGFKSTFALKERWPAAEVHGIDLSAPLLKFAHKLAAKKGLAIHFSQQNAEQTTFPDAFFDVVYSTILFHELPDEAAVNVIREAYRLLKPGGWFVMDDTPTYDRLDPFAAYLSDWNTEHNVEPFWRQASRRDYPRLLREAGFSFVWDPRTGNDAPGALGPRINKARK
- a CDS encoding glycosyltransferase family 39 protein, with product MTVTPPPALPADAPSDPDPRSSRSASDLQEHPRSSPLRRGALLLGEIALVAGALTAFLLLATHQLHLPGLYYDEAADAVPAMQIVLGQPVDLSRGAGIELFGRVWPLMVMEYVGAVSTYAIVPMILWLGVTPEAVRAAPIAGGAVTLLLSWGLLRAAFGRTVAVIAVWLVALHPSFVFWTRQGVHVSSLMTVCSVAATWLGLGWWRGGGSWRLIPAAFLLGLGVSIKLLFVWYVVALALVAFVLRPPLLSRQPLLRWRDLPAATLAIPAFLIGAGFIILYNIQTQGTIEVLVQNAVTTSYGVDNRAFLQNLLTRLDAFLVYLRSEHFWYFGQQFLNPAYPTLFVAALGALLGAMLVDPAARRRWRQAAFLLLMIGAILVQSTVTVSGLGPTHFYLLYPLPQAVLALAAVWTVRAGARWGRPAAVGAAVLTTGALAVLIAFDLAADRDYHSILARTGGVATHSDSIYDLTEYLLEWKGHKPVAMDWGIAKSVQYLSKGEVNPPELFGYTGASPPPNWEEWLLPHLEDPWTLYIFHDERFTVFPRWQQFAAFAEAHNRKIRPELYIQQHDQRIIFVLFTLRPR